Genomic window ([Empedobacter] haloabium):
AACGTATGGTTGACGTCACCCAGGTGGTAGTTGACGGCTTCCACCTTGCCCGGCACGAACGGCTCCGCCTTCTCGAAGCTGTTGCGGAACTTGCCGCGCAGCGGATTGCCGCGCACCAGCTGCTGGTAGCCGGCCAGCTTCAGCACCGGCGGCGGCACGTCCTTGCCGCGCGGGCGTTTTTCTCCGGCCGGGTATTCGTTCGGATAGACGTCGATCAGTTTCACCACCCAGTCGGCGTCCGTGCCCGTGGTCGAGACGAACAGCTTGGGCCGCACCGGTCCGGCGATCGTCACGTCCTCTTCCAGGGGCTCGGTCTGATACACCAGCACGTCCGGCCGGGTCGAGGCGAAGCGCTGGTCGGACACCATGAATTCCTTCGGCACGCCGGTGGCCGGGTAGCCGATGTACGGCACCGGCTTTTTCGGATCGCTGACGTATTCGTCGTAGCCCGTGTCCGTGGCCGGCTGCGTGACCGGCTTCTGCCAGCCCAGGCCACCGTTGGCGCCGAAGTACAGCACGCGCGGCTTGGCCTGCTGCGGCGGCCATGCCGTGTACTGGCGCCAGACGTTGCTGCCGGTCTCGAACGCCGTCACCTCGGCGATCGGCCTGGCTGGCTTGACACCCTTCAGGTGCTGTTCGAAGAACGGGAACTGGATCTGCTTGCGGAAGTATTCGCTGGTCTTGCTGTCGAACTGCACGTGGCCCAGGCTCTTGCCGTCGCCGCGCGCCCAGCCGCCATGCACCCACGGCCCCATCACCAGGCCGCTGAACGTGCCGGGGTTTTGGCGCTTGACGGCCGCGTAGGTGGTAAACGGGCCCTGCGCGTCTTCCGCGTCGAACCAGCCGCCGACCGTCAGCACGGCCGCCTTGACGTTCTTCAGGTGCGGCGCGATATTGCGGCTCTTCCAGAACTCGTCGTAGCTGGTGTGCTCGATGGTGGGCTGCAGCAGCACGCGCTGCTTGTCCGAGAGGCTCGACAGGATGTTCGACAGCGTCAGGCGCTGCAGGAAGTAGTCGTAGCCATCCGCCACGCCGTAGTCGAACGGTGTCCAGGTCTTCGGCAGCGGCGTCGGGTTCTGCTCTTCCGTGAAGGATGCGTAGAAGCCGAAGTTCCCTGCCAACATGAAGGCGCCGCCGTGGTAGGAGTCGTCGCCCATGTACAGGTCCGTCACGGGGGCCTGCGGTGACGCGGCCTTGATGGCCGGATGCGAATCGATGATGCTGGCCGACGTGTAGAAGCCGGGGTAGCTGATGCCATGGATGCCGACCTTGCCATTATTGTTCGGCACGTTCTTCAGCAGCCACTCGACGGTGTCGTGCATGTCCTGGCTCTCGTTGCCTTCGCCGGCGGCGCGTTGCGCCTTGGCGTGCGGCGTCATCTCCTGCCATTTGCCCTCGGACATATAGCGTCCGCGCACGTCCTGCTCGACGAAGATGTAGCCGCTGTCCTCGAACTCGCGCGACGGGCCGATCGTGTCCGGCACGAAATCGACGCCGTAGTGCAGCTGCTCGTCGTCGCCCTCGACCCCGGCGCTGTACGGGGTGCGCTGCATCAGGAACGGATAGCTCTTGCTGGTGTCCTTGGGCACGTAGACCACGGTGAACAGGCGCGTGCCGTCGCGCATCGGAATGCGGTATTCGTACTTGGTGTAGTGCTCGCGCAGGCTGCGCTTGGTGTCTTTCGCTTCGTCGGCTTCGGCATCGGCGCCGCGGGCGGCGGCGGCGGCATGCGCGGCGTTGCCGGCGGCATGGGTGGTGCCGAAGGCCAGGGCCAGCGACAGCGCCAGGAGGGAGAGGTGACGGGGCATGGTTTCCTTCAATCTGAATACATGGGCTAATGCGCCAGTGTAGCCGAGATTGAAAGATGTTTTAACAAGCGGCAGGATCAGTGTGGGCGGGTGCGGGCGCGCAGGCGTTCCAGCTTGGCCGCATACAGCGCGCGGTCCGCGCTCGTGGTGCTGCCGGCCATGGCGCGGGCCAGGTGCTCGTCGGCCGCGCGCAGGTCGCCCAGCTGCGCCGCGGCCTGCGCCAGCCAGAAGTGGAATTCGGCGTGGTAGGGATCGCGTCGCAGTTCGCGTTCGAACAGCCGCCGTGCGCGCGCGTAGTCGCCCGCCGCCATGGCCTGGCGGCCCAGGTCGAAATCGTGGAATGGCGCTGGCTGTGCCGCTTGCAGCGCGGCCAGGCGCACCTGCACCGGCGCGGCGTCGCCGGGGCGGCCGGCCGCCTGCAGCAGCTGCACCAGGTTCGACAGCATCATCGTGTTGTCCGGATCGTGCGCCAGGGCGTGGCGCAGGGCCGTCTCGGCCAGCGCGTGGTCGCCGTGGCGCTGGTAGACGATGGCCAGCGTGTTATAGGCGTGCAGCAGGCCCGGCGCGGTGGCGATGGCGCGTTTGGTCCACCAGTAGGCGTCGTCGACTTCGCCGCGTGCGAGCGCCTCGGCCGCGCGGTTGTTCATGAACATGGCCGTGACGGTGGCGCGGTCGATCCGTTCGGCGCGGCGCAGGCTGGCCGCGTCCGGCGGCATGAAGTCGACCAGCTTCCAGACCTCGGGATCGTACAGCGGCAAGCCGTTGCCGCTCTGGCGCCCGAGCAGCAGGTTGACGTGGCCCACGTTGAAGTACAGGCTGCCGGTGCGGGTCCAGGCGTCCGCCGTGGGCACGCTCTGGAACACGACCGGAATGCCGGCTGCCTCGGCCAGCGCGGCCGTCATGATGACGAGCGACAGGCAGTTGCCGTGGCGCGCCGCAAAGGCCTCGGCGGCCGTGCGCGTGATGGCGGCATCGTATTCGAGCTTCAGGTCGTCGCGCCGGTACAGCGCGTCGAGGAGAGCCTGCCGTGCCTCGTTGCCGTGCCGGTTTTGCCGCACCGCGGCCGCGTAGGCCTGCATGGCCGGGGAGGGGGCGTGGATGGCGGTGGCGTCCAGCACCTGGCGGGGCGGCTGGAAGCGGCTGTCGTCGAACAGGCGCGCCGGTGCCTGCGCCAAGGGCTTCTGCGCGCAAGCGCTCAGCAAGAGAGCAAGGAACACCAGCACCAGTCGCCCCATCGTCGCCTCCAGATCGATGCGGCCAGTATCGCCCCGCGCTGTGGACGTGTCAAAGACCGGGCATGTGCTGGCGCAGCAAATCAGCCGACGTGGCGTTCGAGTACCGTGACGTCGGTTATGCCCAGCGTGGCCAATGCGTCGCGCACGTCGTCCACCTCGACCTGCAGGTCGCTGCCCAGGTCGAACGGACGGTCGCCGCTGGCCAGCACGCGTTCGCCCACCTTCAGCTGCACGCGCAGCATCATTTCGCCATCGACGTCGGCCGGGGCGATGGCGGCAGTGGCCGGCCCGCCGTGCGCGGCCAGGGCCTGGCCCAGTGTGGCCATCAGCGCCAGCATCGCCTGTTCGGCCATGCCCTGCTGGCGCGCGCCGAAGAACAGGTCCTGGTAGAGGAAGTTCAGGCGCAGTTCGCGCTCGCGCGGCGCCAGGCAGCGCGCCACCAGCGGTGCCGCCTCCTGCGTCCACTGGCGGTAGCGCGCCATGCGCGCGTCGAACCAGGCTTCGGCGCCGGCTTCGTCGTCCGGCACGGCATAGAACGGGTCGTCGGCGCGCTTGAGCGAGAAGCCGACCAGGAAGCGCAGCTCGACGGCTTCGTCGTCCGGCCCGAAGGTGGCGGCGGACCAGCCGCTGATACTGCGCTGCAGGGCGGGCGCTTCCGCGACTTTTTTCTCGGTCAGGGCACTGGCGGCCTCGCGCGCCATCGCGTGCAGCTGGCTGTAGGTGATGCGGCTGGCCTCGACGGCGTCGTAGGCATGCCGCACGATGACGAGTTTCGCGCGTTCGCTTTCCAGGCCGCCAGTGCGCAGGCTGGCCAGCAGCGCGTCGTAGGCCGCCTCGTCCTGGAAGCCCTCGGCTTCGACCAGGCCGCCCTGGCTGTGCACGAACACGGGGATGGCAAAGGCGTCGATTTCATGGTCCGGGGCACCCGCGCGGCGCAGCGCGACGCTGGCGGCGGCTTCCTCGACGGTGGCGCGCAGCAGCTGGTAGGCACCCACGTCCTCGTGGCTGGCCTGGTCGATGGCGCCGTACAGGATGTCGTCCTTCTGTTGCGCCAGGTAGCGCCGCACCAGGCGCTGCAGTTCGGCCTCTTTTTGTGCCAGCTCGGCGCCTTGCGTGTCCGCTTCCTCCTGCTCGGCCAGATCGAGAGCCAGGCCGCACACGGCGGCCATCAGCACTTCTTCCTTTTCCTCGGGCGGCGTGGCGGACTTGCGGGGGACGGGGCGTTTATTCTTGGGCATGGGAGGTTGCGGCAGTGCGCGGCGCTGGTGGATCGTGGCGCCGATTCTACCCGATGAGACCAGGCCCGTTCAGTGCTCGATGTGGAAGGTCTCGTGCAATTCGTCGAGCAGGTCTTCGGCTTCGTCCACTTCCAGGCCCAGGTGGCGGCAGGCGGGCTCGCCGCCCTTGTCCCATTCCAGGGAGGCGCCATTGCCGTGGTAGCGGGCGATGCCGCGTTCGGCCAGCACCGAGGCGGCGACGAGCGAGCGGATCGCGTCGTCGGTCGATTCGTCGGCCAGCACCGCGTAGTCGTGGTGGTGCAGGATCGCCCACGAGACGTCCGGCGACAGGCCCCAGTTGCGCGCCAGCAGGCAGCCGATCGCGGCGTGGTTGGTGGCGTGGCGGTCGTCCTCGACGGCGGTGAACGCGCGCTCACCCTCGCTCGAGGCCATCGCCAGCGTATCGGCGTAGTCGGCGAAGCGCTCCAGCAGCAGCGGCACGCCGATGTCGCAGAACAGGCCGAAGGTGTGCGAGATGTCGGGCGGCGCGATGCGCAGCCGGCGCGAGATGAAGACGAGCGCCTGGGCGCGCCGCGCCGAGGTGTCCCAGAACTGGTTCAGGGCGCCGCCGTTGCCGTCGATGGCCTGGCGCGCCAGCAGCCCGGTGAGCAGGGCCGCACACTGGTTGATGCCGAGGAAGTTGATGGCCTGTTCGACCGACTTGGCCTTGCGCGCGGCGCCGAAGAACGGCGAGTTGGCCAGTTTCAGCAGCGCACCGGACATGCCGACGTCGTTGCCGATGATGCGGGCGATGCGGCGCGGCGACGGGTCTTCCTCCGCCAGTTCGCGCTGCAGGTCGACCAGCAGGCTGGGACGGGGCGGGATGCGGATGGAGCGCAGCAGGGCATCCTCGACGGAGGATTCCTGGGCTGGGGCGTGGGCGGCGGCTGTTGTCATGATGGTTTGTCAGGAACTGCGTAGCCGACATTATCGCCTGTTTCGCTACGGCAAGAGCAGTCCGGCACGCAAAATTCTTCGAATTCTGTGTCTATTTTTGCCCATCTGCGCGCTTTTGATGGCGAAATGACAGCCATGCTTGGCAAGGTGGCAAAGAAAACAGGCCCTCCGGGCCATCCGGGCGTGCCGTCCTGCCGGGCCACGCTACAATCCGGCCATGTCTACTCTGCTGGCAGGAATTGATTTCGATGCACCATCCGAGGAAGTGGCCCGCCTGCTGATCGGCGTCACGTTGCTGGTCGACGGGATCGGCGGACGCATCGTCGAAACGGAAGCCTACGACCGGGAAGACCCGGCCTCGCACGCCTTCTCCGGTCCCACCGCGCGCAACGCGTCGATGTTCGGGCCGGCCGCGCATGCCTACGTGTACCGCTCGTACGGCATCCACTGGTGCCTGAACTTCGTCTGCCGCGAGGCGGGCCATGGGGCGGGGGTGCTGATCCGCGCCATCGAGCCGGTGCAGGGGCTGGACGCGATGCGCGCCCGGCGCGGCCTGATGGATGCCAGGCTGCTGTGCTCCGGCCCCGGCCGCGTATGCCAGGCGCTGGCCGTCACGCGCGAGCACAACGGCCTGTCGCTGGCGGCGCCGCCGTTCGAGCTGCTGCCGCGCGCGGGCGACGTGGACGTCGTCGCCGGCCCGCGCATCGGCATCTCGAAGGCGATGGACGTGCCGTGGCGCTTCGGCCTGCGCGGCTCGCCCCATCTGAGCAAGCCATTCCGAACGTAGGAGTCAGACCCGCCGGGCCTGGCCCCAGCCCTGCGTCGCTGGCAGGTCGTCCTCCACCTCGGCCAGTGGCAGCTGGCGCAAGCTGCGCAACGGACTACCCGGCGCCCGGCGCTCGAGTGCGACGTCGTGGTCCTGCTCCGCCTCCTGCGCGACCGTCTGTGCCGCATCGAACTCGAACACCGCCACCGCCCGCGACAGGTTGACCGCCTGTTCCTGCAGGCTCTCGGCCGCCGCGGCGGCCTGTTCGACCAGCGCGGCGTTCTGCTGCGTCACGTCGTCGATCTGGCCGACCGCGGCATTCACTTCCGAGATGCCCTGGGCCTGTTCGGCGCTGGCGGCGCTGATGCGCTCGATGATGTGATTGACCTGCTGTACCGAGCCGACGATGTCGCCCATGCTGCTGCCGGCCAAGCTGACGGAAGCGGCGCCGTTGTCGATCGTGGCGACCGATGCGGCGATCAGCTCCTTGATCTCCTTGGCGGCGGCGGCCGAGCGCTGCGCCAGCGTGCGCACCTCGGATGCGACGACGGCGAAGCCGCGCCCCTGCTCGCCGGCCCGCGCCGCTTCCACGGCCGCGTTCAGCGCCAGGATATTGGTCTGGAACGAAATGCTGTCGATCACACCGATGATTTCGACGATCTTGCGTGAGCTGGCGCGAATCGATTCCATCGTCGTTACCGCCTGGGCGACGGCATCGCCGCCTTTTTGCGCCAGGGTCGTCGCCGTTGCCGCCAGCCGGCAGGCTTCGCGGGCGTTGTCGGCATTCTGGCGCACGGCCGTGGTCAGGCTTTCCATCGCGCTGGCGGTTTCTTCCAGCGAGCCGGCCTGGCGTTCCGTGCGGTTCGACAGGTCCAGGTTGCCGCTGGCGATTTCGTGCGACGCCGTGTCGATCGACTGCACGGCGCCGCGGATCGTGCGCAGGGTCTGCCCCAGGTTGGCGATGCTCTGGTCCAGCACCCGGGCGGTCTGCGCGATTTCGTCCTTGCCGTCATTGACCCTGCCGCTGGTGAGGCGGCCGGCCGCCAGGCTGCGCACCACGTCGGCGATGGCGCGGATATCGCGCAGCAGCACGGCACGCACCCGCATCGAGACCAGCAGCGAGAGCGCGACCGACAGCACGCACAGCACCGTCATCGTCACGCGCAGCTGCTGGAATTCGGCGGCCGCGCCGGCGTAGGCCGTTTCGCTGAGCGATTTCTCCAGCGCCGACTGGCGGCCCAGCGCCTCGTCCAGCTTGACGAACTGCGCTTCCGCCTTCTGCATCGAGTTGGTGGCGATGGCCTGGTCCATCTGTGCCATCTCGATCGTTTCCAGCACGCCCTTGCGGTAGGCCGCCAGCGCCGCCACCGAGAGCTCGGCCAGCTTGCGCTCGTCCGCTGCGGATACCTGGGCCAGCTTGCGCAGCTGCTGCTCGATGGCCTGGTGGCGGTCGTGGATCTGCGCCGTCAGCGCATCCAGCCGGTTCTTCGCGAAGCTGCCGTTGACCCAGGCCAGCAGCTGGTAGATGTTGGCGTGGGCGAAGCGGGCGTCGCCCGCCACGTCGGCCACGGCTTTCAGGCGCGCGGCGCGCACCTGCACGAGGTTTTCCATCGAGGCGTTCTGGCGCACCATGCCGTACCACGCGCAGGCCGTGATGGCCACCAGCAGGATCAGCACGACGCCTGGCGCCAGCAACAGTTTGGGTCCGATTCGTAATTTGTTCAGCATGACGACTCCGCCAGAGCTAGGGTTGCTTTGCAAAGCGCAGCCGCGCCGGTCGTGCCGGCGCGGCAAGGATTCATTTCTTGTAGATGCCCGCTTCCAGCACGACGTCATTGACCCGCAGGATGTACGTGGTCTTCGGTTCGATCTTGCCGCTCACGGGGTTCTTGTACATGTAGTCCACCCAGCCCTTGCCGCTCTTGGCGGCCAGCTCGATGATTTCGCGGCGGTACTTCTTGCCGCTGGGGTCCGGCACGTCCGTCAGGTCCTTGCCGACGATGGACGGGTTGATCGGATGGGCCAGCACGATGCCCGTCTTCAGGTCGCGCATGTCGACGTACAGTTCGCCCTGCACGAAGTCCGGGTCCTTGGCGGACAGCTTTTTCATCAGCTCGTCCTTGCCGTGCGCCTTCATGAAGGCGGCGCCCCGTTCGGCCATCGCGATGGCGTCCTTCTCGGTCGGTTCGGTGGCGGCGAAGGCGCTTGCCATCGCCAGGCAGGCCAGGCTGCCGATCAGCATCTGTTTCATTTGGAGGTTCCCTGGAAAAAGGAGGTTTCTGGAGTTGCCAGGAGTAATTTACGCGGCCGATGCCAGCCGGCAATTGAGCAAGCGCAAATCTGCGGACGTTTCCATGCGGATATTGAGTTCAGGCAACGACGATTTGTTGCGTCTGCATACGATGGGAGTTTCCCAGTCCCGTCCAGTCAGGAGAAACACGATGTCGAATCCGAAATTCAAGCCTTACACGCGCCAGAGCATCCGCCAGGCGCGCCAATGGCAGTGGTTACCGCCGGACCAGCAGGAGGCAGTGCAGGTGGTGTCGCACGTGATGCCGTTCCGCACCAACGAATACGTGATGGAGCAACTGATCGACTGGAGCCGTGTGCCGGACGATCCGATCTACCGGCTGACCTTCCCCCACCGTGACATGCTGCCGATCGAGGAGTACCGCACCCTGCGCGACCTGGTGATGGTGAAGCAGGACGACGCGGCGATCGCCGCCTACGTCCATCAGATCCGCATGCGCATGAATCCCCATCCGGCCGGCCAGATGACGCACAACGTGCCGCGCGTGAACGACGCGCCGCTGCGCGGCCTGCAGCACAAATACAACGAAACGGTGCTGTTCTTTCCCAGCTCGGGTCAGACCTGCCACGCCTACTGCACGTTCTGCTTCCGCTGGCCGCAGTTCGTCGGCATGGAGGACATGAAGTTCGACGCCAAGGAGACCGGCGAACTGGTGTCCTACCTGAAGAACCACAAGGAAGTGACGGACGTGCTGATCACGGGCGGCGACCCGATGATCATGAACACGCGCTCGCTGGCCGACTTCATCGAGCCGCTGCTGGCGCCGGAGCTGGAGCACATCCAGAATATCCGCATCGGCACCAAGTCCGTGGCGTATTGGCCACAGCGCTTCGTCACCGACCGCGACGCGGACGACCTGCTGCGCCTGTTCGAGAAGGTCGTCGCCGCCGGCAAGAACATGGCGATCATGGGCCACTACAACCATGCGGTGGAGCTGCGCCAGGACATCGCCCAGAAGGCCGTCAAGCGCATCGTCGGCACCGGCGCCACCTTGCGCATGCAGGGCCCGCTGATCCGCCACATCAACGAAGACCCGCACAGCTGGGCCGAGTTGTGGCGCACCGGCGTGCGCCTGGGCGCGATCCCGTACTACATGTTCGTCGAGCGCGATACCGGCCCGCGCGAGTACTTCCAGCTGCCGCTGGCACGCGCGCACGAGATCTTCCAGCAGGCCTACCAGATGGTGTCCGGCCTGGCGCGCACGGTGCGCGGTCCGTCGATGAGCGCCTTCCCCGGCAAGGTCGTCATCGACGGCGTGGCCAATATCGGCGGCGAAAAGGTGTTCGCGCTGCAGTTCCTGCAAGCCAGGAATCCCGACTGGGTGCGCAAGCCGTTCTACGCGAAGTACGATCCGGAAGCCACGTGGCTCGATCACCTGAAGCCCGCGTTCGGACAGGAGCGCTTCTTCTTCGAGACGGAAGGCCAGCCCCACCATGTCGCACCGGTGGAGCGCAAGGTGATCCCGATCGGCTCCGCGCGCGAGGGCTGCGCGCCCCACAGCAACGCCGCCTGAGCCATGGGCGATTCGAGCGCAGTGTGGCGCGGCCGCCAGCACGTGCCTGGCCAGCTGTCCGGCCTGGCCGTGCTGTGTCTCGTGTTCATCCCGTACGCATTGGGGCATTACCTGTCATGCCTGCTGCGTACCGTCAACGCGCTGCTGGCGCCGCAGCTGATGGGGGCGGCCGCGTTGACGCCGGCCGAACTGGGCCTGCTGACGAGCGCCTACTTCCTCGCGTTCGCGGTGGCGCAATTGCCGGTGGGGCTGGCGCTGGATCGCTACGGTCCGCGCCGCGTGCAGTTCGCCATGCTGCTGCTGGCCGCCTTCGGCACGCTGGCCTTCGCCGGCGGCAACACGTTCGGCCAGATGCTGGCCGCGCGCACGCTGATGGGGCTGGGCCTGGCGGGCTGCTTCATGGCGGCGGTGAAGGCCGTGTCGACCTGGATCTCGCCCACGCGGCTGCCTTCCGTGCAGGGCTACCTGATCGCGGCCGGGGGGCTGGGCGCCGCTTCGGCGACGCTGCCGGTGCGGCTGTTCCTGCAGTTCGCCGACTGGCGCTGGCTGTTCGTGTGCCTGGCATTGGCCTGCGCCGCCGTGGGCCTCCTGATATTCCTGCTGGCGCCGACGCCGCCCGCCGTGGCCAGCAAGCGTTTCGACCTGCGCGTGCTGTGGGACGTGTACCGTCATCCCGTCTTCCGCGAAACGGCGGGGCTGGTACTGATACCGCACACGATCTTCTTCGGTGTGCAAGGCCTGTGGATCGGCCGCTGGCTGACGGAGGTGGGCCGCTTTCCCGAGCAGAGCGTGGCGTGGCTGCTGTACCTGGGCATGGCGGCCGTGATCTTCGGCGCCATCTCGGTGGGCATGGTCACCGAGTGGGCCGCACGGCGCGGCATCGATGCGATCACGGTGGCAGCCGCCGGCATCGCGCTGTTCGTCGCGGTGCAGATCGGGATCGTGCTGGGCTGGCGTCCCGGCATGGCGCAGCTGTCGGTGCTGTTTACGCTGGTGGGCACGATCACCGGCATCGAATACACGATCGTCGCGCAGGCGATGCCGCCGGCGTTGACGGGGCGGGCATCGACCTGCCTGAACCTGCTGATCTTCACCGGCGCGTTCATGGTGCAGGCGGGCTTCGGCCAGGTACTGGGGTTGTGGCAGCCGGATGCCGCCAACCACTATCCCGCCGCCGCCTACCAGGCCGCGTTCGGGGTGCTCGTGCTGCTGCAGCTGCCAGGTCTTGCCTGGTTCGCGTGGCGCCGCCGCAGGGCCCTGCCGCGGAACACTGTAGAATCTGCGTTTTGACAGATGCAGTGACTGCAGGAGAAAGAATGAAACTGGTTCGTTACGGCCGCGTGGGCAAGGAGAAGCCTGGCCTGATCGATGAGGAAGGCAAGCTGCGGGACCTGTCCGGCGTGATCGGCGACATCGGCGGCGCGAACCTGTCGGACAAGGCCTTGCGCAAGCTGGCCAGGATCGCGCCGGAATCGCTGCCGCTGGTGCGCGGCAATCCGCGCTTCGGCGTGCCGGTCGCCGGCGTCGGCAAGTTCATCGGCATCGGCCTGAATTACGCCGACCATGCTGCCGAAGCGGGCCTGCCGGTGCCGAAGGAGCCGATCGTCTTCATGAAGGCGATCACCAGCCTGTCCGGCCCGGACGACGACGTCATGCTGCCGAAGGGCTCGAAGAAAACGGACTGGGAAGTGGAGCTGGGCGTCGTCATCGGCACGCGCGCGCGCCACGTCAGCGAGGCCGACGCGGAGAAGCACATCGCCGGCTACTGCGTCGTCAACGACGTGTCGGAGCGCGAGTACCAGCTCGAGCGCGGCTCGCAATGGGACAAGGGCAAGGGCTGCGACACGTTCGGCCCCGTCGGCCCGTGGCTCGTCACGCGTGACGAGGTATGGGACGTCAATGACCTGGACCTGTACCTGGAGCTGAACGGCAAGCGCATGCAGACCGGCAGCACCTCGACGATGATTTTCAAGGTGCCGCAGCTGGTCAGCTACCTGTCGCAGTTCATGACGCTGGAACCGGGCGACATCATCGCCACCGGCACGCCGCCGGGCGTGGGCATGGCCCGTTCGCCGAAGCGCTTCCTGAAGAAGGGCGACTTCCTGCGCCTCGGTATCGCCGGCTTGGGCGAGCAGCAGCAGGAAGTGATCGGGTTCCAGCAGTACTGAAGCCAACTCGCGGCAGTCTGGAACCCCCGGCGACGCGCACCCGCGGCGGTTCGGTCACAGGGTCTGTCCCTGCGGGGACTGACCCTGGTTTTAATCGGCTGCGTCAATGCCGCCATGGGAAACCGGGGTCAGTCCCAGAGGGACAGACCCCAAGCATTCACTGGCCGGCGGGCCGCACGGCCGCCAGCGCCCGCGCCAACGCATCCGACAAGCGCGCCACGATCTGTCCCAGGTCCGCATCGGTGGCGATGAACGGCGGCGCCAGCAGGATATGGTCGCCGCGGCGCCCGTCCACCGTGCCGCCCATCGGATACACCATCAGGCCGCACTCCATCGCTTTTGCCTTCACGGCCGCGTGCAGCTTCAGGTCCGGATCGAATGGCCGCCTGGTGTCGCGGTCCTGCACCAGTTCCAGGCCGACGAACAGGCCGCGGCCACGGATGTCGCCCACGTGGGGATGCGTGCCGAAGGCATCGCGCAGCATGCGCCGCAACGTCACGCCGCGCGCGGTGACGGCAGCCAGCAAGGCGTCGCGCTGGATCACCTTCTGCACGGCCAGCGCGGCGGCGGCGGCGACCGGGTGCGCGTTGTACGTGTGCCCGTGCTGGAACACGCCGCTGCCGCCGCGTAAGCGCTCGACGATGGGCGCGCGCGCCAGCACGGCGCCCACCGGCTGGTAGCCGGCGGCAAGGCCCTTGCCCAGCG
Coding sequences:
- a CDS encoding CocE/NonD family hydrolase; this encodes MPRHLSLLALSLALAFGTTHAAGNAAHAAAAARGADAEADEAKDTKRSLREHYTKYEYRIPMRDGTRLFTVVYVPKDTSKSYPFLMQRTPYSAGVEGDDEQLHYGVDFVPDTIGPSREFEDSGYIFVEQDVRGRYMSEGKWQEMTPHAKAQRAAGEGNESQDMHDTVEWLLKNVPNNNGKVGIHGISYPGFYTSASIIDSHPAIKAASPQAPVTDLYMGDDSYHGGAFMLAGNFGFYASFTEEQNPTPLPKTWTPFDYGVADGYDYFLQRLTLSNILSSLSDKQRVLLQPTIEHTSYDEFWKSRNIAPHLKNVKAAVLTVGGWFDAEDAQGPFTTYAAVKRQNPGTFSGLVMGPWVHGGWARGDGKSLGHVQFDSKTSEYFRKQIQFPFFEQHLKGVKPARPIAEVTAFETGSNVWRQYTAWPPQQAKPRVLYFGANGGLGWQKPVTQPATDTGYDEYVSDPKKPVPYIGYPATGVPKEFMVSDQRFASTRPDVLVYQTEPLEEDVTIAGPVRPKLFVSTTGTDADWVVKLIDVYPNEYPAGEKRPRGKDVPPPVLKLAGYQQLVRGNPLRGKFRNSFEKAEPFVPGKVEAVNYHLGDVNHTFRRGHRIMVQVQSTWFPLVDLNPQTFTDIPKAKPEDFRKATQRVYHAPDTPSGLEVLVLPAR
- a CDS encoding methyl-accepting chemotaxis protein; amino-acid sequence: MLNKLRIGPKLLLAPGVVLILLVAITACAWYGMVRQNASMENLVQVRAARLKAVADVAGDARFAHANIYQLLAWVNGSFAKNRLDALTAQIHDRHQAIEQQLRKLAQVSAADERKLAELSVAALAAYRKGVLETIEMAQMDQAIATNSMQKAEAQFVKLDEALGRQSALEKSLSETAYAGAAAEFQQLRVTMTVLCVLSVALSLLVSMRVRAVLLRDIRAIADVVRSLAAGRLTSGRVNDGKDEIAQTARVLDQSIANLGQTLRTIRGAVQSIDTASHEIASGNLDLSNRTERQAGSLEETASAMESLTTAVRQNADNAREACRLAATATTLAQKGGDAVAQAVTTMESIRASSRKIVEIIGVIDSISFQTNILALNAAVEAARAGEQGRGFAVVASEVRTLAQRSAAAAKEIKELIAASVATIDNGAASVSLAGSSMGDIVGSVQQVNHIIERISAASAEQAQGISEVNAAVGQIDDVTQQNAALVEQAAAAAESLQEQAVNLSRAVAVFEFDAAQTVAQEAEQDHDVALERRAPGSPLRSLRQLPLAEVEDDLPATQGWGQARRV
- a CDS encoding DNA-3-methyladenine glycosylase, producing MSTLLAGIDFDAPSEEVARLLIGVTLLVDGIGGRIVETEAYDREDPASHAFSGPTARNASMFGPAAHAYVYRSYGIHWCLNFVCREAGHGAGVLIRAIEPVQGLDAMRARRGLMDARLLCSGPGRVCQALAVTREHNGLSLAAPPFELLPRAGDVDVVAGPRIGISKAMDVPWRFGLRGSPHLSKPFRT
- a CDS encoding cache domain-containing protein; translation: MKQMLIGSLACLAMASAFAATEPTEKDAIAMAERGAAFMKAHGKDELMKKLSAKDPDFVQGELYVDMRDLKTGIVLAHPINPSIVGKDLTDVPDPSGKKYRREIIELAAKSGKGWVDYMYKNPVSGKIEPKTTYILRVNDVVLEAGIYKK
- a CDS encoding HDOD domain-containing protein, which translates into the protein MTTAAAHAPAQESSVEDALLRSIRIPPRPSLLVDLQRELAEEDPSPRRIARIIGNDVGMSGALLKLANSPFFGAARKAKSVEQAINFLGINQCAALLTGLLARQAIDGNGGALNQFWDTSARRAQALVFISRRLRIAPPDISHTFGLFCDIGVPLLLERFADYADTLAMASSEGERAFTAVEDDRHATNHAAIGCLLARNWGLSPDVSWAILHHHDYAVLADESTDDAIRSLVAASVLAERGIARYHGNGASLEWDKGGEPACRHLGLEVDEAEDLLDELHETFHIEH
- a CDS encoding DUF2863 family protein, translating into MPKNKRPVPRKSATPPEEKEEVLMAAVCGLALDLAEQEEADTQGAELAQKEAELQRLVRRYLAQQKDDILYGAIDQASHEDVGAYQLLRATVEEAAASVALRRAGAPDHEIDAFAIPVFVHSQGGLVEAEGFQDEAAYDALLASLRTGGLESERAKLVIVRHAYDAVEASRITYSQLHAMAREAASALTEKKVAEAPALQRSISGWSAATFGPDDEAVELRFLVGFSLKRADDPFYAVPDDEAGAEAWFDARMARYRQWTQEAAPLVARCLAPRERELRLNFLYQDLFFGARQQGMAEQAMLALMATLGQALAAHGGPATAAIAPADVDGEMMLRVQLKVGERVLASGDRPFDLGSDLQVEVDDVRDALATLGITDVTVLERHVG
- a CDS encoding tetratricopeptide repeat protein; the encoded protein is MGRLVLVFLALLLSACAQKPLAQAPARLFDDSRFQPPRQVLDATAIHAPSPAMQAYAAAVRQNRHGNEARQALLDALYRRDDLKLEYDAAITRTAAEAFAARHGNCLSLVIMTAALAEAAGIPVVFQSVPTADAWTRTGSLYFNVGHVNLLLGRQSGNGLPLYDPEVWKLVDFMPPDAASLRRAERIDRATVTAMFMNNRAAEALARGEVDDAYWWTKRAIATAPGLLHAYNTLAIVYQRHGDHALAETALRHALAHDPDNTMMLSNLVQLLQAAGRPGDAAPVQVRLAALQAAQPAPFHDFDLGRQAMAAGDYARARRLFERELRRDPYHAEFHFWLAQAAAQLGDLRAADEHLARAMAGSTTSADRALYAAKLERLRARTRPH